A window of the Streptomyces griseochromogenes genome harbors these coding sequences:
- a CDS encoding AraC family transcriptional regulator, which yields MDVVSDAISAIRVGSPSSRRLRVSGGWCVRLAPYEGAGFHVVLSGSCLLLPDGGGDPVPLGAGDVVLLPHGAGHVLADAAAGAGEVRRAVPFEDVRDTDVHRPGPGPEVELLCGKYRLDRSRTHPLMAELPQVVHLPHRVGDLPELRAAVDLLARELDERRPGSCLALPSLLDLLLVYMVRAWMARARTGAWPAVLTDPVTTAALRALHSDPAAPWTADRLAAEAGVSRATLARRFTSLVGRPPMAYLTWWRLTLAATRLRDSDVPLATVARESGYGSPYALSHAFSREFGTTPGRYRERARVVRPAVTAS from the coding sequence ATGGATGTGGTGAGCGATGCGATCTCCGCGATCCGGGTGGGCAGCCCCTCCTCGCGGCGGCTCCGGGTGAGCGGCGGCTGGTGCGTGCGGCTCGCGCCGTACGAGGGAGCCGGCTTCCATGTCGTCCTGAGCGGCTCCTGCCTGCTCCTGCCGGACGGGGGCGGCGATCCGGTGCCGCTGGGCGCGGGGGACGTGGTGCTGCTGCCGCACGGGGCGGGGCACGTGCTGGCGGACGCGGCGGCGGGCGCGGGCGAGGTGCGGCGGGCGGTGCCGTTCGAGGACGTGCGGGACACGGACGTACACCGTCCCGGGCCGGGCCCCGAGGTCGAGCTGCTGTGCGGCAAGTACCGTCTCGACCGCAGCCGTACGCATCCGCTGATGGCGGAGCTGCCGCAGGTGGTGCATCTGCCCCACCGAGTCGGCGACCTTCCCGAACTGCGCGCGGCCGTCGACCTGCTGGCCCGCGAGCTGGACGAACGCCGCCCGGGCTCCTGTCTCGCCCTGCCGAGCCTGCTGGACCTGTTGCTGGTCTACATGGTCCGCGCCTGGATGGCCCGGGCCCGGACGGGCGCGTGGCCCGCGGTGCTGACCGACCCGGTGACGACGGCCGCGCTGCGGGCCCTGCACTCCGATCCGGCGGCCCCCTGGACGGCCGACCGCCTGGCCGCCGAGGCGGGCGTCTCCCGCGCCACCCTGGCCCGCCGTTTCACCTCCCTGGTCGGCCGCCCGCCGATGGCGTACCTCACCTGGTGGCGGCTGACCCTGGCGGCGACCCGCCTGCGCGATTCGGACGTGCCCCTGGCGACAGTGGCCCGGGAGAGCGGCTACGGCAGCCCGTACGCCCTCTCGCACGCGTTCAGCAGGGAGTTCGGTACCACCCCTGGGCGGTACCGGGAGCGGGCCCGGGTCGTCCGCCCGGCGGTCACGGCCTCTTGA